The following is a genomic window from Sedimenticola thiotaurini.
CTCCCGCCGCTGCTCGGCATTCGCGGGAGCGTCGGTCCCATCTGAGCCCGGTGTCGGCCGACTCTTGATTTGGAGCTCCTCCGCCGACCGCCCCGCCGGGGGGCGATCACCGAACTGGGTGCGTCCGTTCTCATCAACCCAGCGATACACCGCCCCATCTGCTAAACCCCACCAGACACCGCCCAGTGACAACAGCAGGCAGATCACCTTGCGTAACATTCCGCTCCCACTTACCATAATCTGTTCTCAACCCCCCGGCGAATCCAACCCGTAGAGCGCAGCCTTCTCATCTGCACTCACCTGTCCGGCCGGCCGCATGGTTTCAAGATCGGGATGCACCACCCGGTTGCGGCCCTGGGACTTGGCTGCGTAGAGCAACTCATCCACCTGCCTTACAAACGCCTCGGCTGAGAGGTTGCTGCTACGTTGGTAAACACTCACCCCCATGCTGGCGGTGACGTACAGTGGCTTCTCTGACACCATCACCGGGGTCTCCTTGATGGCGGTCCGCAGACGCCGGGCGGCATTGATCGCCCGGGGCAGCGGTGTCCCCGGCAGAATCAGGGCAAACTCCTCTCCGCCGTAGCGGCAAGGTATATCGATTTTACGCAGCAGGGTAAGCATCAGCCCGGCCACATGACAAAGTACCTGATTACCTACGTCGTGCCCCCAGGTATCATTGACCCGTTTGAAATGATCGAGATCGAGCATGATCAGCGCCGTTGGCTGGGCCGTGCGGTGGGTCCGCTCCAGCTCCTGTTCCAGTGCCTGGGAGAAGTGTCGGAAGTTGAACAGCCGGGTCAACGGGTCGGTCAACACCAGCTCCTTTAACGATATGACTTCATCCTGCAGCGCGAGCAGATTATCGATGTGCTCGCAACTGGGCGCGTCAACGGGACACCGCGGTTTTTTGTTCTCTTGTTCGCGCATGCGAATCCTACCCGTGGATCTTTCAATGGTTCCGATTCTACGGACATGAAAGCAAAGTTTCAGCAACTAAGCACCGATTCACTCCCACTCCAGCCACTTTCCACCCCCGGTGGCCAGCCACCATCCCTTTCCGACCGGAAACAAGCCGCTCCCGGCCTTCCCTGGCCTCGGCTCTGGCATCCTGCTTCACTCTACCTCCCCCATCCCTGGAGTCGTCCGCGGCATAAGTCCATCCCTTCCCAAAGCCGCTCCCGGCCTTCCCTGGCCTCGGCTCTGGCATCCTGCTTCGCTCTACCTCCTCCATCCCTGGAGTCGTCCGCGGCA
Proteins encoded in this region:
- a CDS encoding GGDEF domain-containing protein; translated protein: MREQENKKPRCPVDAPSCEHIDNLLALQDEVISLKELVLTDPLTRLFNFRHFSQALEQELERTHRTAQPTALIMLDLDHFKRVNDTWGHDVGNQVLCHVAGLMLTLLRKIDIPCRYGGEEFALILPGTPLPRAINAARRLRTAIKETPVMVSEKPLYVTASMGVSVYQRSSNLSAEAFVRQVDELLYAAKSQGRNRVVHPDLETMRPAGQVSADEKAALYGLDSPGG